One region of Natronorubrum aibiense genomic DNA includes:
- a CDS encoding NAD(P)-dependent oxidoreductase, producing MSTNPDIVVLREGTEGLSMESYADTLRERLPDHTVALARTPKEERELVPKARIVTGITIEEDLLESADRLELFACTFAGTDHVPMDALADHGVAVTNAGGIHAPGIAEQSIANMLVFARNLHEGWRRKQNGEWRHFQSHEFTDSTVTVVGLGSIGQEVVKRLEGFDVETIGIRYTPSKGGPTDEVLGFEDEDIHEAFSRSEYVVLACPLNDLTRNLVDEDALATLPPNAVIVNAARGGIIDTDALVSALQFNGIRGAALDVTDPEPLPNDHELWDLENCLITPHTGGHTPKHWDRLADIVANNVSALEGDGDLENVVYQPGSS from the coding sequence ATGAGCACGAATCCAGATATCGTCGTTCTGAGAGAGGGGACCGAAGGACTGTCGATGGAGTCGTACGCTGACACGCTGCGCGAACGGCTGCCCGACCACACCGTCGCGCTCGCGCGGACGCCGAAAGAAGAGCGCGAACTCGTCCCGAAAGCACGGATCGTGACCGGCATCACCATCGAGGAAGACCTCCTCGAGTCCGCCGACCGACTCGAGCTGTTCGCCTGTACCTTCGCCGGCACCGACCACGTCCCGATGGACGCGCTGGCCGACCACGGCGTCGCCGTGACGAACGCGGGCGGCATCCACGCGCCCGGCATCGCCGAGCAGTCCATCGCCAACATGCTCGTCTTCGCGCGAAACCTCCACGAGGGGTGGCGACGCAAGCAAAACGGCGAGTGGCGTCACTTCCAGTCCCACGAGTTCACCGACAGCACCGTCACGGTCGTCGGCCTCGGCTCGATCGGTCAGGAGGTCGTCAAGCGACTCGAGGGGTTCGACGTCGAGACGATCGGGATTCGATACACGCCCTCGAAGGGCGGCCCGACCGACGAAGTGCTCGGGTTCGAGGACGAAGACATCCACGAGGCCTTCTCCCGCAGCGAGTACGTCGTCCTCGCCTGTCCGCTCAACGACCTGACCCGAAACCTCGTCGACGAGGACGCGCTGGCGACGCTTCCGCCGAACGCCGTGATCGTCAACGCGGCCCGCGGCGGCATCATCGACACCGACGCGCTCGTCTCGGCGCTGCAGTTCAACGGCATTCGCGGGGCTGCCCTCGACGTCACCGACCCCGAGCCGCTGCCGAACGACCACGAGCTCTGGGACCTCGAGAACTGCCTCATCACGCCCCACACGGGCGGTCACACGCCGAAACACTGGGACCGACTCGCCGACATCGTCGCGAACAACGTGAGCGCGCTCGAGGGCGACGGTGACCTCGAGAACGTCGTCTATCAGCCGGGCTCGAGCTGA
- a CDS encoding M24 family metallopeptidase, with protein MSRNIFDEAEYERRVERTKERLREEDLDAIVVADPANMNYLTGYDGWSFYVHQAVVVTVDHEEPVWVGREMDGGGARATTYLSEPNILSYSDDHVHSPHDLHPMDYIAGVLEDLEVADGRIGLEMDAAYFTAKSYTRLQQNLPDAEFEDATLLVGWVRIKKSEQELEYMREAARISENAMQAGLDAIEAGVPEYEAAAAIYEALITGTEEYGGDYPSIVPLMPSGDHTDTPHLTWTDRPFEDGDPVIIELSGCRHRYHSPLARTTFVGDPPEELEETAEIVVEGIEAALDVVEPGVTCEAVEKAWRETIAQYGLEKEDRIGYSMGLGYPPDWGEHTASIRPGDETVLEENMTFHMIPGIWTEEVGMEISETFRVTNNGAETLADFPRQLFTT; from the coding sequence GTGTCACGAAATATTTTCGACGAAGCCGAGTACGAACGGCGGGTCGAGCGGACGAAAGAACGGTTGCGCGAGGAGGATCTCGACGCGATCGTCGTCGCCGACCCGGCCAACATGAACTATCTCACCGGCTATGACGGTTGGTCGTTTTACGTCCACCAGGCCGTCGTTGTCACGGTGGACCACGAGGAACCAGTCTGGGTTGGCCGCGAGATGGACGGGGGCGGCGCGCGAGCGACGACGTATCTGTCCGAGCCGAATATCCTCTCTTACAGCGACGACCACGTCCACTCGCCACACGACCTCCATCCGATGGACTACATCGCGGGCGTGCTCGAGGACCTCGAGGTCGCGGACGGCCGGATCGGCCTCGAGATGGACGCGGCTTACTTCACCGCGAAGTCCTACACGCGTCTGCAACAGAACCTACCCGACGCCGAGTTCGAAGATGCGACGCTGCTGGTCGGCTGGGTACGGATCAAAAAGTCCGAGCAGGAACTCGAGTACATGCGCGAGGCCGCCCGAATCTCCGAAAACGCCATGCAGGCGGGCCTCGACGCGATCGAAGCAGGCGTGCCGGAGTACGAGGCCGCGGCAGCGATTTACGAGGCGCTGATCACCGGCACCGAGGAGTACGGCGGCGACTATCCCTCGATCGTCCCGCTGATGCCCTCGGGCGACCACACCGACACGCCCCACCTCACGTGGACCGACCGCCCGTTCGAGGACGGCGACCCGGTCATCATCGAACTCTCGGGCTGTCGCCACCGGTATCACTCGCCGCTGGCCCGCACGACGTTCGTCGGCGATCCGCCCGAGGAACTCGAGGAAACCGCCGAGATCGTCGTCGAAGGGATCGAGGCGGCCCTCGATGTCGTCGAACCGGGCGTGACCTGCGAAGCCGTCGAGAAGGCCTGGCGCGAGACGATCGCCCAGTATGGCCTCGAGAAGGAGGATCGGATCGGCTACTCGATGGGACTGGGCTACCCGCCGGACTGGGGCGAACACACCGCGAGCATTCGGCCGGGCGACGAGACGGTCCTCGAGGAGAACATGACCTTCCACATGATCCCCGGCATCTGGACGGAGGAAGTCGGCATGGAGATCAGCGAGACGTTCCGCGTCACCAACAACGGAGCCGAAACGCTGGCTGACTTCCCGCGACAGCTGTTTACAACCTGA
- the gdhB gene encoding glutamate dehydrogenase GdhB has translation MTTTPPTHETDDDLDSALVTARRQLERAAAHIDVDPGVIERLKHPTKVQQVSVPLERDDGNVEVFTGYRAQHDDVRGPYKGGLRYHPEVTAEECTGLSMWMTWKCAVMDLPFGGGKGGVAVDPKSLSSDETERLTRRFAEELRDVVGPTKDVPAPDMGTDAQTMAWFMDAYSMQQGETVPGVVTGKPPVIGGSYGREEAPGRSTAIVTREAVDYDGRDLLETTVAVQGFGSVGANAARLLEDWGATIVAVSDVNGAIYDPDGLSTHDVPTHEEEPEAVLEQDAPETLTNEALLELDADVLIPAAVGNVITADNADAIAADIVVEGANGPTTFAADSILAERDVQVIPDILANAGGVTVSYFEWLQDINRRQWSLERVNAELEEHMLEAWNDVRAEVEAKDLTWRDAAYVVALSRIAEAKATRGLWP, from the coding sequence ATGACAACGACACCACCCACTCACGAGACGGACGACGACCTTGACTCGGCGCTCGTCACCGCCCGCCGCCAACTCGAGCGAGCCGCGGCCCATATCGACGTCGACCCGGGCGTGATCGAGCGGCTAAAACACCCGACAAAGGTCCAGCAGGTCTCGGTCCCCCTCGAGCGCGACGACGGGAACGTCGAAGTCTTCACTGGCTACCGCGCCCAGCACGACGACGTCCGCGGACCGTACAAGGGTGGGCTTCGGTACCACCCCGAGGTAACCGCCGAGGAGTGTACCGGGCTGTCGATGTGGATGACCTGGAAGTGCGCCGTGATGGATCTCCCCTTCGGCGGCGGAAAAGGCGGTGTCGCCGTCGATCCCAAGTCGCTGAGCAGCGACGAGACCGAACGGCTCACCCGCCGATTCGCCGAAGAACTGCGCGACGTCGTCGGCCCGACGAAAGACGTTCCCGCACCCGACATGGGCACCGACGCGCAGACGATGGCGTGGTTCATGGACGCCTACTCGATGCAACAGGGTGAGACCGTCCCCGGCGTCGTCACCGGCAAACCACCCGTCATCGGTGGCTCCTACGGCCGCGAGGAGGCACCCGGTCGATCGACCGCGATCGTCACACGAGAGGCGGTCGACTACGACGGCCGCGACCTCTTGGAGACGACCGTCGCCGTCCAGGGCTTCGGCAGCGTCGGTGCCAACGCCGCCCGCCTGCTTGAGGACTGGGGCGCGACGATCGTCGCCGTCAGCGACGTCAACGGCGCGATCTACGACCCCGACGGCCTCTCGACGCACGACGTCCCGACCCACGAGGAAGAACCCGAAGCCGTCCTCGAGCAGGACGCCCCCGAGACGCTCACGAACGAGGCGCTCCTCGAACTCGACGCCGACGTGTTGATCCCAGCCGCCGTCGGCAACGTCATCACCGCGGACAACGCGGACGCCATCGCGGCCGACATCGTCGTCGAGGGGGCAAACGGGCCGACAACGTTCGCGGCCGACTCGATCCTGGCCGAGCGCGACGTGCAGGTGATCCCGGATATCCTCGCCAACGCCGGCGGGGTGACGGTGAGCTACTTCGAGTGGCTCCAAGATATCAACCGCCGCCAGTGGAGCCTCGAGCGCGTCAACGCGGAACTCGAGGAACACATGCTCGAGGCCTGGAACGACGTCCGTGCGGAGGTCGAAGCGAAGGACCTGACGTGGCGTGACGCCGCCTACGTCGTGGCGCTCTCCCGGATCGCCGAGGCGAAGGCGACGCGCGGGCTCTGGCCGTAG
- a CDS encoding amidohydrolase translates to MNEPIRDRLVTLRRSLHRHPEPAWREFATTARLVEEIRAIGVDELAVGPDAYDPADRMAVPDADLEPWVERARERGVDDALLERMTGGNTGAVAVLERGEGPAIGLRVDIDGLFIEESTDDDHDPTAEGFRSEIDSTMHACGHDAHMTWGLAVLEAIKRSDFSGRLVVFFQPAEETGGGGCPMAKSEFAEGLDYLLAIHVGLDHPTGEVVAGIEKPLAMCHVDATIEGTSAHAGKAPNEGDNAMHAMGTAIENAYGIPRHADGMTRVNIGYAEAGSASNVIAERAHMEAEARGETTELMEYMKDRLERTIKSAARMHGCRADVDVVSESPRADSDPELQSLVSTVANGVDGIDRVLPAADFGASEDATFLMDRVQRDGGLATYMIVGTDHPTSHHTPTFDVDEDSLEHGVDVLVETIRALEHQHPVARNEGET, encoded by the coding sequence ATGAACGAGCCGATACGGGACCGCCTCGTGACGCTGCGACGGAGCCTGCACCGCCACCCCGAGCCGGCGTGGCGCGAGTTCGCCACGACAGCCCGACTCGTCGAAGAGATCCGTGCCATCGGTGTCGACGAACTCGCCGTCGGCCCGGACGCCTACGACCCTGCCGATCGGATGGCCGTCCCCGACGCAGACCTCGAGCCGTGGGTCGAACGCGCCCGCGAGCGCGGCGTCGACGACGCCCTGCTCGAGCGAATGACCGGCGGCAACACCGGCGCGGTCGCCGTCCTCGAGCGCGGTGAAGGGCCGGCGATTGGGCTGCGCGTCGACATCGACGGGCTGTTCATCGAGGAGTCGACCGACGACGACCACGATCCCACAGCCGAAGGGTTTCGCTCGGAGATCGACAGCACGATGCACGCCTGCGGCCACGACGCCCACATGACGTGGGGGCTGGCCGTCCTCGAGGCGATCAAACGGAGCGACTTTTCGGGGCGACTGGTCGTCTTCTTCCAGCCCGCAGAAGAGACCGGCGGCGGCGGCTGTCCGATGGCCAAAAGCGAGTTCGCCGAGGGGCTGGATTACCTGCTCGCGATCCACGTCGGCCTCGATCATCCGACGGGCGAGGTGGTCGCCGGAATCGAGAAGCCGCTGGCGATGTGTCACGTTGACGCGACGATCGAGGGGACCTCTGCCCACGCGGGCAAGGCACCCAACGAGGGTGACAACGCCATGCACGCGATGGGGACGGCGATCGAGAACGCCTACGGCATCCCCCGCCACGCCGACGGGATGACCCGCGTCAACATCGGCTACGCGGAAGCGGGCTCGGCGAGTAACGTCATCGCCGAACGCGCCCACATGGAGGCCGAAGCCCGCGGCGAGACGACCGAGCTGATGGAGTACATGAAGGATCGCCTCGAGCGCACGATCAAATCCGCGGCCAGAATGCACGGCTGTCGGGCCGACGTCGACGTCGTCAGCGAGTCGCCGCGCGCCGACAGCGATCCCGAACTGCAGTCGCTCGTCAGCACCGTCGCAAACGGCGTCGACGGCATCGACCGCGTGCTGCCCGCCGCCGACTTTGGCGCGAGCGAGGACGCGACCTTCCTCATGGATCGCGTCCAGCGCGACGGCGGCCTCGCGACGTACATGATCGTCGGCACCGACCACCCGACGAGCCACCACACGCCGACGTTCGACGTCGACGAAGACAGCCTCGAGCACGGCGTCGACGTCTTGGTTGAGACGATTCGAGCACTCGAGCACCAGCACCCGGTGGCACGGAACGAGGGTGAGACATGA
- a CDS encoding CDP-2,3-bis-(O-geranylgeranyl)-sn-glycerol synthase produces the protein MAIFETIVIAFWAMLPAYVPNNAAVLAGGGRPIDGGRTWGDKRVLGDGKTWRGTAAGTTAGLALAGLLTLAANSVGSAIGVDVPEFTFPAALGLAAGAMLGDILASFLKRRSGRQRGAMFPGLDQLDFVVVSLPLTALLATDWFVDVFTWDVIAVVVILTPVLHVTTNVIAYKLGLKNEPW, from the coding sequence ATGGCAATCTTCGAGACGATCGTGATCGCGTTCTGGGCGATGTTGCCCGCCTACGTGCCGAACAACGCCGCAGTGTTGGCCGGCGGCGGTCGACCGATCGACGGCGGCCGGACGTGGGGTGACAAGCGGGTACTGGGCGACGGCAAAACGTGGCGCGGCACCGCAGCGGGGACCACTGCCGGGCTCGCGCTTGCGGGTCTCCTGACTCTCGCTGCGAACTCCGTCGGCTCCGCGATTGGCGTCGATGTCCCCGAATTCACGTTCCCCGCGGCGCTCGGACTCGCCGCCGGAGCGATGCTCGGCGACATCCTTGCGTCGTTTCTCAAACGCCGGTCCGGCCGCCAGCGCGGCGCGATGTTCCCCGGACTCGACCAGCTCGACTTCGTCGTCGTCTCGCTGCCACTGACCGCGCTACTGGCGACCGATTGGTTCGTCGACGTGTTTACTTGGGACGTCATCGCCGTCGTCGTGATCCTCACGCCGGTTCTCCACGTCACGACGAACGTCATCGCCTACAAACTCGGCCTGAAAAACGAGCCCTGGTAG
- the ilvA gene encoding threonine ammonia-lyase — MNEVDGMNDSLVTVDDVEAAHERIADVVHRTPLDTSRTFANMSGAASVGLKLENVQRTGSFKIRGAYNRMAQLSAEEREAGVIASSAGNHAQGVALAGQLLDIETTIVVPEVTPAAKIEATRGYGAEVVVEGEIYERSYEYALERAAETGETFVHPFDDEAIIAGQGTIGLELLEQYPDLDTVLVAIGGGGLISGIGTVLKAHDPDIRVIGIQPEGAAHAKPSLEGDEIHELEGVDTVAEGIADTRMLTKTFTVASEVVDDAVSVSDTEIATGVTLLAERAKTVAESAGAAPLAAALSDDLDLEGDHVGVVISGGNVNLTEHAELTRTGLHDLERYVDARLAVSGWPTTVGDVVDAVESQGAELDVLERARRGADDHPNRTPVTVGLEGSGPEHLTDVLEALDDLESVAVVEHSLE, encoded by the coding sequence ATGAACGAGGTCGACGGGATGAACGACTCGCTCGTCACCGTCGACGACGTCGAGGCCGCTCACGAGCGTATCGCCGACGTCGTCCACCGCACGCCGCTTGACACCTCGCGGACGTTCGCCAACATGAGCGGGGCCGCCTCCGTCGGTCTTAAACTCGAGAACGTCCAGCGGACGGGCTCGTTCAAGATCCGCGGCGCGTACAATCGGATGGCCCAGCTCTCCGCCGAGGAACGCGAGGCAGGCGTCATCGCCTCGAGCGCGGGCAACCACGCGCAGGGTGTTGCGCTGGCCGGCCAGTTGCTCGACATCGAGACGACCATCGTCGTCCCCGAGGTCACGCCCGCAGCGAAGATCGAGGCCACGCGGGGCTACGGGGCCGAGGTCGTCGTCGAGGGCGAGATTTACGAGCGGTCCTACGAGTACGCCCTCGAGCGCGCCGCCGAAACCGGCGAGACGTTCGTCCACCCCTTCGACGACGAGGCCATCATCGCCGGGCAAGGGACGATCGGTCTCGAGTTGCTCGAGCAGTATCCCGACCTCGACACCGTCCTCGTCGCCATCGGCGGCGGCGGCCTCATCTCGGGTATCGGAACGGTGCTGAAGGCACACGATCCGGACATTCGCGTGATTGGGATCCAGCCGGAGGGGGCTGCCCATGCAAAACCGTCGCTCGAGGGCGACGAAATCCACGAACTCGAAGGCGTCGACACCGTCGCGGAGGGGATCGCCGATACCCGCATGCTCACCAAGACGTTCACCGTCGCCAGCGAGGTCGTCGACGACGCCGTCAGCGTCAGCGATACGGAGATCGCGACCGGCGTGACGCTGCTCGCAGAGCGCGCAAAAACTGTCGCCGAGAGCGCCGGTGCCGCCCCGCTGGCAGCCGCTCTCTCGGACGACCTCGATCTCGAGGGCGACCACGTCGGCGTCGTCATCTCGGGCGGGAACGTCAACCTCACCGAACACGCCGAACTGACCCGCACCGGCCTCCACGACCTCGAGCGCTACGTCGACGCCCGACTGGCCGTTTCGGGGTGGCCGACGACCGTCGGCGACGTGGTCGACGCCGTGGAGTCACAGGGGGCGGAACTCGACGTCTTAGAGCGCGCGCGACGGGGCGCGGACGATCACCCGAATCGAACGCCCGTAACCGTCGGCCTCGAGGGGAGCGGCCCAGAGCATCTAACAGACGTACTCGAAGCGCTAGATGACCTCGAGAGCGTAGCGGTGGTCGAGCACTCGCTCGAGTGA
- the aglF gene encoding UTP--glucose-1-phosphate uridylyltransferase AglF, which translates to MQAVVLAAGKGTRLRPLTDDKPKVLVEVDDTPLIEDVFDNLLEIGVTELVVVVGYMKEKIIERYGDEYEGVPITYAHQREQLGLAHAILQAEPHIDDEFVLMLGDNIFRGNLGDVINRQQEDRADAAFLVEEVPYEEASRYGVLDTNEYGEIVEVVEKPDEPPSNLVMTGFYTFTPAIFHACHLVQPSDRGEYELPDAIDLLIQSGRTIDAIRMDGWRIDVGYPEDRETAEERIQSDDDEPVFEQ; encoded by the coding sequence ATGCAAGCAGTCGTCTTGGCCGCGGGCAAGGGAACTCGCCTCCGGCCGCTCACCGACGATAAGCCGAAGGTCCTCGTCGAAGTCGACGACACACCGCTCATCGAGGACGTCTTCGACAACCTCCTCGAGATCGGCGTCACCGAGCTCGTCGTGGTCGTCGGCTACATGAAAGAAAAGATCATCGAGCGCTACGGCGACGAGTACGAGGGCGTCCCGATCACCTACGCGCACCAGCGCGAGCAGTTGGGACTTGCCCATGCGATCTTACAGGCCGAGCCGCACATCGACGACGAGTTCGTGTTGATGCTCGGGGACAACATTTTCCGGGGGAACCTCGGCGACGTGATCAACCGCCAGCAGGAAGACCGCGCCGACGCGGCCTTCCTCGTCGAGGAAGTGCCGTACGAGGAGGCCTCCCGCTATGGCGTGCTCGACACGAACGAGTACGGCGAGATCGTCGAAGTGGTCGAGAAACCGGACGAGCCGCCGTCGAACCTCGTCATGACTGGCTTCTATACGTTTACACCGGCGATCTTCCACGCCTGTCATCTCGTTCAGCCGAGCGACCGGGGCGAGTACGAACTCCCCGACGCGATCGATCTGCTGATCCAGTCCGGGCGTACGATCGACGCGATCCGGATGGACGGCTGGCGGATCGACGTCGGCTATCCCGAGGATCGAGAGACCGCAGAAGAACGAATTCAGTCCGACGATGACGAACCGGTCTTCGAGCAGTAA
- a CDS encoding FAD-binding and (Fe-S)-binding domain-containing protein: MATDNSRSTTDHSDQTSTPDETDLGPPSDPRAGDPAADPRADYDYVGGDVDRPDLVSALRERIDGEVRFDEYSRRLYATDASAYEMTPVGVVLPESTADIASVVTYCADNGIPVLPRGGGTSLAGQAVNEAVVLDLSAHMGEVCEVNPDERRATVQAGVVLADLNDELEPYGLKFAPDPAAGNRSTIGGAIGNNSTGAHSLQYGKTDAYVEACEVVLADGTVERFGEVTVAELRERADPDGNLLERIHEALRRVIDEEADAIREVFPQLKRNVSGYNLDRLVAEAYGEPAAFDENTEESVVIDGEPDPDATVNLARVFAGSEGTLGVVTAATVSLEPVPETTSVALLTYREQLPAMADVDTIVRNHDPAAIEAIDDVLLDLARDTEEFADLVDRLPDGTETALLVEFYADSDDDGREQVADLLADRLSGTDVPDPTADGGVNATTDVEGGSDTDPVRAFDALEAHEPEGIAELWKLRKSAAPILLSRTSDAKHISFIEDTAVPTENLAEYVADFQQVLEDNDTFASFYAHAGPGCMHMRPLVDTKSPAGLNQFEAISDAVTDLVVEYGGSVSGEHGDGRARTQWNRKLYGEDVWSLFRDLKTAFDPDWLLNPGNVCGDHDMTEHLRFSPDYEFDAGFEPALEWDVDNGMQGMVELCHGCAGCRGDQETTGGVMCPTYRAAEEESLSTRGRANMLRSAMNGELDADATDEEFLAEVMDLCIGCKGCARDCPSEVDMAKLKAEVEHANHQQNGSSLRAKLFANIDRLNAVGSALAPVSNWATSLPGAGTIAEQTVGIARERDLPTFASQSFEDWFDARGPRISLEEADRKVMLVPDTYTNYNHPRAGKAAVQVLETAGVHVRIPENVGPTGRPAHSKGFLDVSRERARTNVDALAPAVEDGWEIVLVEPSDAVMVQSDYLDLLSGRDAERVAANTYGVMEFLERFDLATELPTAAPGERLTYHGHCHQKATKKDGYAATVLETVGYEVDALDSGCCGMAGSFGYEAEHYSLSRKIGEVLFDQVDASDGETVVAPGASCRTQLSEYDGCGDPPHPIEKVSEALSTT; the protein is encoded by the coding sequence ATGGCAACCGATAACTCGCGTTCGACGACTGACCACAGCGACCAGACGTCGACGCCGGACGAGACCGACCTCGGACCGCCGTCGGACCCGCGGGCGGGCGATCCTGCAGCGGACCCGCGAGCCGACTACGACTACGTCGGTGGCGACGTCGACCGTCCTGACCTCGTCTCGGCACTGCGCGAGCGAATCGACGGCGAGGTTCGATTCGACGAGTACAGCCGCCGGCTGTACGCCACCGACGCGAGCGCCTACGAGATGACGCCCGTCGGCGTCGTTCTGCCGGAGTCGACGGCGGATATCGCCAGCGTCGTCACCTACTGCGCCGACAACGGGATTCCGGTGCTCCCGCGAGGTGGCGGGACCAGTCTCGCCGGACAGGCGGTCAACGAAGCCGTCGTCCTCGACCTCTCGGCACACATGGGCGAGGTATGCGAGGTCAATCCCGACGAGCGTCGGGCGACGGTGCAGGCCGGGGTGGTGCTCGCCGATCTCAACGACGAACTCGAACCCTACGGCCTAAAGTTCGCCCCGGACCCTGCCGCCGGGAATCGAAGCACGATCGGCGGCGCGATCGGGAACAACTCGACGGGGGCCCACTCGCTGCAGTACGGCAAGACCGACGCCTACGTCGAGGCCTGCGAGGTCGTCCTTGCCGACGGCACCGTCGAGCGCTTCGGCGAGGTAACCGTCGCCGAATTGCGCGAGCGGGCCGATCCCGATGGGAATCTGCTCGAGCGAATCCACGAGGCCCTCCGTCGCGTTATCGACGAGGAAGCCGACGCGATTCGGGAGGTCTTCCCACAACTGAAACGCAACGTCTCGGGGTACAACCTCGATCGGCTGGTCGCGGAAGCCTACGGCGAGCCGGCGGCGTTCGACGAGAACACCGAGGAGTCGGTCGTCATCGACGGCGAGCCCGACCCCGATGCGACGGTCAACCTCGCCCGCGTCTTCGCCGGCAGCGAGGGCACGCTCGGTGTCGTGACGGCTGCCACAGTCTCGCTCGAGCCCGTTCCCGAGACGACGTCCGTGGCGCTGTTGACCTACCGCGAGCAGCTCCCCGCGATGGCCGACGTCGACACCATCGTCCGAAACCACGATCCGGCGGCGATCGAGGCGATCGACGACGTCTTACTCGACCTCGCTCGCGACACCGAAGAGTTCGCCGACCTGGTCGACCGACTCCCAGATGGAACCGAAACCGCGCTGCTCGTCGAGTTCTACGCCGACAGCGACGACGACGGCCGCGAACAGGTCGCCGACCTGCTGGCCGATCGACTGTCCGGCACGGACGTTCCTGACCCGACGGCTGACGGCGGTGTGAACGCAACGACAGACGTCGAAGGAGGGTCCGACACCGACCCCGTCCGCGCGTTTGACGCCCTCGAGGCCCACGAGCCGGAGGGAATCGCCGAACTCTGGAAGCTCCGCAAGAGCGCCGCGCCGATTTTGCTCTCGCGGACCTCCGACGCGAAACACATCTCCTTCATCGAGGACACGGCCGTCCCGACGGAGAACCTCGCAGAGTACGTGGCGGACTTTCAACAGGTGCTCGAGGACAACGACACCTTTGCGAGCTTCTACGCGCACGCGGGACCGGGTTGTATGCACATGCGGCCACTGGTCGACACCAAGAGCCCGGCCGGCCTGAATCAGTTCGAGGCGATTTCGGACGCCGTCACCGACCTCGTCGTCGAGTACGGCGGCAGCGTCTCGGGCGAACACGGCGACGGCCGCGCTCGCACTCAGTGGAACCGCAAACTGTACGGCGAGGACGTCTGGTCGCTGTTTCGCGACCTGAAGACCGCGTTCGACCCCGACTGGCTGCTCAACCCGGGCAACGTCTGTGGCGACCACGACATGACCGAGCACTTGCGGTTCTCCCCCGACTACGAGTTCGACGCCGGCTTCGAGCCCGCCCTCGAGTGGGACGTCGACAACGGGATGCAGGGCATGGTCGAACTCTGTCACGGCTGTGCCGGCTGTCGCGGCGACCAGGAGACCACCGGCGGCGTGATGTGTCCGACCTACCGGGCCGCCGAAGAGGAGAGTCTTAGCACCCGCGGCCGGGCGAACATGCTCCGGAGTGCGATGAACGGCGAGCTGGACGCCGATGCGACCGACGAGGAGTTCTTGGCGGAGGTGATGGATCTCTGTATCGGCTGTAAGGGCTGTGCGCGGGACTGTCCGAGTGAGGTCGATATGGCCAAACTCAAAGCCGAAGTTGAACACGCGAATCACCAGCAAAACGGCTCGAGCCTCCGTGCGAAGCTGTTCGCGAACATCGACCGACTGAACGCCGTCGGCTCCGCGCTCGCCCCGGTGTCGAACTGGGCGACGTCGCTGCCCGGTGCCGGAACCATCGCGGAGCAGACCGTCGGCATTGCCCGCGAGCGCGACCTGCCGACGTTCGCGAGCCAGAGCTTCGAGGACTGGTTCGACGCGCGTGGGCCGCGGATCTCACTCGAGGAGGCCGACCGAAAGGTCATGCTCGTCCCCGATACGTACACGAACTACAACCACCCACGGGCGGGGAAGGCAGCCGTACAGGTCCTCGAGACGGCGGGCGTCCACGTCCGGATTCCAGAGAACGTCGGACCGACTGGCCGGCCGGCTCACTCGAAGGGCTTTCTCGACGTCTCGCGCGAGCGAGCGCGGACGAACGTCGACGCGCTGGCCCCTGCCGTCGAGGACGGCTGGGAGATCGTCCTCGTCGAGCCCTCCGACGCGGTGATGGTCCAGTCTGACTACCTTGACTTACTCTCCGGCCGTGACGCCGAACGCGTCGCGGCGAACACCTACGGCGTCATGGAGTTTCTCGAGCGGTTCGATCTCGCAACGGAACTGCCGACCGCAGCACCCGGCGAGCGGCTGACCTACCACGGCCACTGCCACCAGAAGGCGACGAAGAAGGACGGGTACGCAGCGACGGTGCTCGAGACGGTCGGCTACGAGGTCGACGCGCTGGATTCTGGCTGTTGTGGGATGGCAGGTTCGTTCGGCTACGAGGCCGAACACTACTCACTGAGCCGGAAGATCGGTGAGGTCCTGTTCGACCAGGTCGACGCAAGCGACGGCGAAACCGTCGTCGCGCCGGGGGCCTCCTGTCGCACTCAGCTCTCGGAGTACGACGGCTGTGGCGATCCACCGCATCCGATCGAGAAGGTCTCCGAAGCGCTGTCGACGACGTAA